Proteins from a genomic interval of Clostridium cochlearium:
- a CDS encoding valine--tRNA ligase — MNDNINIAKTYDPKEFEERIYKMWEEGKYFTPEVDKDKKPYTIVMPPPNITGKLHLGHALDNSMQDFLIRVKRMQGYSTLWLPGQDHASIATEVKVENELLKTGLKKKEMGREAFLEKVWEWSDEYRERIRTQLKKMGVSADFTRESFTMDENLDKAVRAVFVKLYEEGLIYRGNRIVNWCPKCMTALSDAEIEYEEQNGHFWHIKYPVVGSDEFLEIATTRPETMLGDTAVAVNPEDERYAHLVGKKLILPLVNREIPIVADDYVDVEFGTGAVKITPAHDPNDYQVGKRHNLPEIIIMNENGTINDLGGKYAGMDRYEARKAIVEDLKAEGYLVKIKEHVHNVSCHDRCGTIIEPMISKQWYVKMESLAKPAIDAVRNKDIEFVPERFDKIYFNWMENIQDWCISRQLWWGHRIPVWYCKDCGEMIVSTEDLTKCSKCGSSNLKQDDDVLDTWFSSALWPFSTLGWPDKTDDLEYFYPTDVLVTGYDIIFFWVARMIFSGLHSMKDIPFKTVLIHGIVRDSEGKKMSKSLGNGVDPLDIIDKYGADALRFMLITGNAPGNDIRFYEERVESARNFANKIWNASRYVMMNLDKDLMEKYKDCKDYNIADKWILSRINEVTKEVTDNIDKFELGMASQKIYEFMWNEFCDWYIELSKPVLYGEDEKAKGVTFNVLFNVLTTGLKLLHPIMPFITEEIYTHIQDKEETITTSKWPKYKEELRDKSAEENMNYIIEAIKSLRNVRTEMNVPPSRKAKVMIYAVEGKKAFEEGTVYFEKLASASEVIFLNSKNDAPENAVSAVTKGGEMFMPLLDLVDLEKELERLNKEKQKLEKEIERVEKKLSNANFVNKAPEAVVNEEKAKGEKYKEMLDAVLERIQSLK, encoded by the coding sequence ATGAATGACAATATAAATATTGCTAAAACGTATGATCCAAAAGAGTTTGAAGAAAGAATATACAAAATGTGGGAAGAAGGGAAATACTTTACTCCAGAGGTGGATAAAGATAAAAAGCCATACACTATAGTTATGCCACCTCCAAATATAACAGGAAAATTACACTTAGGTCACGCATTAGATAATAGTATGCAAGACTTTTTAATAAGGGTTAAAAGGATGCAAGGCTATAGTACTCTTTGGCTTCCAGGTCAAGACCATGCAAGTATTGCAACAGAAGTAAAGGTTGAAAATGAATTATTAAAAACTGGTCTTAAGAAAAAAGAAATGGGAAGAGAAGCTTTTCTTGAAAAAGTATGGGAATGGTCAGATGAATATAGAGAAAGAATAAGAACCCAATTAAAGAAAATGGGTGTTTCAGCAGATTTTACTCGTGAAAGTTTTACTATGGATGAAAATTTAGATAAGGCTGTAAGAGCGGTTTTTGTAAAATTATATGAAGAAGGATTAATATATAGAGGAAATAGAATAGTTAATTGGTGTCCAAAATGCATGACTGCATTATCAGATGCAGAAATAGAATATGAAGAGCAAAATGGACATTTTTGGCATATAAAATATCCAGTAGTAGGTTCTGATGAATTCTTAGAAATAGCTACTACAAGACCTGAAACTATGCTTGGAGATACTGCAGTAGCTGTTAACCCTGAAGATGAAAGATATGCTCATTTAGTAGGTAAAAAACTTATATTACCATTAGTTAATAGGGAAATTCCTATAGTTGCAGATGATTATGTAGATGTTGAATTTGGTACAGGAGCAGTTAAAATAACACCGGCACATGATCCTAATGATTATCAAGTAGGAAAGAGACATAACCTTCCAGAAATAATAATTATGAATGAAAATGGAACTATTAATGACTTAGGTGGAAAATATGCTGGTATGGATAGATACGAAGCTAGAAAAGCTATAGTTGAAGACTTAAAAGCCGAAGGATATTTAGTAAAAATAAAAGAACACGTTCATAATGTAAGTTGCCACGATAGATGTGGAACAATAATTGAACCTATGATATCAAAACAGTGGTATGTAAAGATGGAAAGTCTTGCAAAACCAGCTATAGATGCTGTAAGAAATAAGGATATAGAATTTGTTCCTGAAAGATTTGATAAAATATATTTTAACTGGATGGAAAACATACAGGATTGGTGCATATCAAGACAATTATGGTGGGGACATAGAATACCTGTATGGTATTGTAAAGATTGTGGAGAAATGATAGTTTCTACAGAAGATCTAACTAAATGTAGCAAGTGTGGAAGTTCTAATTTAAAACAAGATGATGATGTATTAGATACTTGGTTTAGTTCAGCACTATGGCCTTTTTCAACCCTTGGATGGCCTGATAAAACAGATGATTTAGAGTATTTTTACCCAACAGATGTTTTAGTAACAGGATATGATATAATTTTCTTCTGGGTTGCTAGAATGATATTTTCAGGTCTTCATAGCATGAAGGATATTCCATTTAAAACAGTACTTATACATGGAATAGTAAGGGATTCAGAAGGTAAAAAAATGTCAAAATCCTTAGGAAATGGGGTAGACCCTCTTGATATTATAGATAAGTATGGAGCAGATGCTTTAAGGTTTATGCTAATTACAGGAAATGCTCCAGGAAATGATATTAGATTTTACGAAGAGAGAGTAGAATCAGCTAGAAACTTTGCAAATAAGATTTGGAATGCTTCTAGATATGTTATGATGAATTTAGATAAGGATCTGATGGAAAAATATAAAGATTGTAAAGATTATAATATTGCAGATAAATGGATATTATCAAGAATAAATGAAGTAACTAAAGAAGTAACAGATAACATAGATAAATTTGAATTAGGAATGGCGTCTCAAAAGATTTATGAATTCATGTGGAATGAATTTTGTGATTGGTATATAGAGTTATCAAAACCTGTATTATATGGAGAAGATGAAAAGGCAAAGGGAGTTACATTTAATGTTTTATTTAATGTTTTAACTACAGGACTTAAGTTATTACATCCTATAATGCCATTTATAACTGAAGAAATATACACTCATATTCAAGATAAAGAAGAGACTATAACTACTTCAAAATGGCCTAAATATAAGGAAGAACTAAGAGATAAATCTGCAGAAGAAAACATGAATTATATAATAGAAGCTATAAAATCCTTAAGAAATGTAAGAACAGAAATGAATGTACCTCCTTCAAGAAAAGCAAAAGTTATGATTTATGCTGTTGAAGGTAAAAAAGCTTTTGAAGAAGGAACTGTTTATTTTGAAAAATTAGCTTCAGCTAGTGAAGTGATATTTTTAAATTCTAAAAATGATGCACCAGAAAATGCAGTATCAGCAGTAACAAAAGGTGGCGAAATGTTTATGCCATTACTTGATTTAGTTGATTTAGAAAAAGAATTAGAAAGATTAAATAAAGAAAAACAAAAACTAGAAAAAGAGATAGAAAGAGTTGAAAAGAAACTTTCAAATGCTAATTTTGTAAATAAAGCTCCAGAAGCTGTTGTCAATGAAGAAAAAGCCAAAGGTGAAAAATACAAAGAAATGTTAGATGCTGTATTGGAAAGAATTCAATCTTTAAAATAA
- the ftcD gene encoding glutamate formimidoyltransferase: MARLVECVPNFSEGKDKKIIETIVDEVRKIESVKLLDYSSDEDHNRSVVTMIGEPEDVKKAVLGLAKKAIELIDMTKHHGGHPRMGAVDVIPFTPVSDVTMDECVELANEVGKEIGSLGVPVYLYEDAATKPERQNLAKVRKGQYEGFFEKIKEAEWKPDYGPQEMNAKSGCTAVGARVSLVAFNVNLGTDNLEVADAIAKKIRFIGGGLRFVKAIGLKLEERNIVQVSMNLVNYEKTAVYRAFEMVKMEAKRYGVPVLGSEVIGTVPMKALLDCAEYYLQIEKFDISQILEKRLLD; the protein is encoded by the coding sequence ATGGCAAGATTAGTTGAATGTGTACCAAATTTTAGTGAGGGAAAAGATAAAAAGATAATTGAAACAATAGTAGATGAAGTTAGAAAAATAGAAAGTGTAAAGCTTTTAGACTATTCATCAGATGAGGATCATAACAGATCAGTAGTTACTATGATAGGAGAACCTGAGGATGTAAAAAAAGCTGTATTAGGATTAGCTAAAAAAGCAATAGAATTAATAGATATGACTAAGCATCATGGAGGACATCCAAGAATGGGAGCGGTAGATGTTATACCTTTTACTCCAGTTTCAGATGTTACTATGGATGAATGTGTAGAACTTGCTAATGAAGTTGGAAAAGAAATAGGAAGTTTAGGAGTACCAGTTTACTTATATGAAGATGCTGCTACAAAACCTGAAAGACAAAACTTAGCAAAAGTTAGAAAGGGACAATATGAAGGATTCTTTGAAAAAATAAAAGAGGCTGAATGGAAACCAGATTATGGTCCACAAGAAATGAATGCAAAGAGTGGATGCACAGCTGTAGGAGCAAGAGTTTCATTAGTAGCATTTAATGTGAACTTAGGAACAGATAATTTAGAAGTAGCCGATGCTATAGCTAAAAAAATAAGATTTATAGGTGGCGGATTAAGATTTGTAAAAGCTATAGGATTAAAATTAGAAGAAAGAAATATAGTACAAGTTTCAATGAACCTTGTAAACTATGAAAAGACAGCAGTATATAGAGCTTTTGAAATGGTAAAAATGGAAGCTAAAAGATATGGAGTACCTGTACTAGGAAGTGAAGTAATAGGAACAGTTCCAATGAAAGCATTATTAGATTGTGCAGAATATTATTTACAAATTGAAAAGTTTGATATAAGTCAAATCTTAGAAAAGAGACTTCTTGATTAA
- the gltS gene encoding sodium/glutamate symporter, with the protein MKTEIIEGILTLKIDMVTTLTLAVLMFFLGDLLKKKVSFFERFCIPAPVIGGLLFSIFTLILKQTNVIAITMDTTFQSPFMLVFFTTIGLGGSFSLLKKGGKPLIIYWALCGILAVSQNLLGVYMAKVVNLHPLLGILMGAVSMEGGHGAAAAFGPEVEGLGVAGATTVALAAATFGLIAGGLIGGPITKTLIDKYNLKPSEEEQKEDISYREVAGIKDKGNITAYGFLMHLGIITVCMTLGSIVGGWVRAGGSVLPGYVGAMFIAVIFRNLNDKFNFIKLDFYTIDLIGDISLSIFLSMALMTLKLWELANLAGPMFVVLISQVVFIALYTVFVTFRLLGKDFDAAIMCAGMLGHGLGATPNAIANMSTVSEKYGPSTKAFLIVPLVGAFLIDLIGIPNIIYFINAFK; encoded by the coding sequence ATGAAAACAGAAATTATAGAAGGTATATTAACTTTAAAAATCGATATGGTAACTACTTTAACATTAGCTGTTCTTATGTTCTTTCTAGGAGATTTATTAAAAAAGAAAGTAAGTTTCTTTGAAAGATTTTGTATTCCTGCTCCTGTTATAGGAGGACTCTTATTTTCTATATTTACTTTAATATTAAAACAAACTAATGTAATTGCTATAACTATGGATACTACATTTCAGTCACCTTTTATGTTGGTGTTTTTTACTACTATAGGATTGGGTGGAAGTTTTTCTTTACTTAAAAAAGGTGGAAAACCTTTAATTATTTATTGGGCATTATGTGGTATATTGGCAGTGTCACAAAACTTACTAGGTGTATATATGGCAAAGGTTGTTAATTTACATCCACTATTAGGAATACTTATGGGAGCAGTATCTATGGAAGGTGGACATGGTGCAGCAGCAGCCTTTGGTCCTGAAGTAGAAGGACTAGGAGTAGCAGGAGCTACTACTGTAGCATTAGCAGCAGCAACCTTTGGGTTAATAGCAGGAGGTTTAATTGGAGGACCAATAACTAAGACACTCATAGATAAATATAATTTAAAACCTTCAGAAGAAGAGCAAAAAGAAGATATTTCTTATAGAGAAGTTGCAGGAATAAAAGATAAGGGAAACATAACAGCATATGGATTTCTAATGCATTTAGGAATAATAACTGTATGTATGACATTAGGTTCTATTGTTGGAGGATGGGTAAGAGCAGGTGGATCAGTTTTACCTGGATATGTAGGAGCTATGTTTATAGCAGTTATATTTAGAAATTTAAATGATAAGTTTAATTTTATAAAACTGGATTTTTATACAATAGATTTAATTGGAGATATTTCCTTAAGTATTTTCTTATCTATGGCACTTATGACATTGAAATTATGGGAGTTAGCTAATTTAGCAGGACCTATGTTCGTGGTTTTAATTTCACAAGTTGTATTTATAGCTTTATATACAGTATTTGTAACCTTTAGACTATTGGGAAAAGATTTTGATGCAGCTATAATGTGCGCAGGAATGCTTGGTCATGGTCTTGGAGCTACACCAAATGCTATAGCAAATATGAGCACTGTTTCTGAAAAGTATGGACCATCTACAAAGGCATTTTTAATAGTACCTTTAGTTGGTGCCTTCTTAATAGATTTAATAGGAATACCAAATATTATTTATTTTATCAATGCTTTCAAATAA
- a CDS encoding TIGR03905 family TSCPD domain-containing protein, producing MFTYETKGVCSRKITFDIKDNTIRNVEFLGGCDGNLKGLSKLIEGMEPDDAIKRLSGIKCGRKETSCPDQLAKAIRQALS from the coding sequence ATGTTTACTTATGAAACTAAAGGAGTTTGTTCAAGGAAAATCACCTTTGATATAAAAGATAATACCATTAGAAATGTAGAATTTTTAGGTGGATGCGATGGAAATTTAAAAGGACTTTCTAAATTAATAGAAGGTATGGAACCTGATGACGCTATAAAAAGACTTAGCGGAATTAAATGTGGACGTAAAGAAACTTCTTGTCCAGATCAATTGGCTAAAGCTATAAGACAAGCTCTATCTTAA
- a CDS encoding bifunctional folylpolyglutamate synthase/dihydrofolate synthase, translating to MNYTEAIEYIQNTSKYGNNTGTKRVEKILDILGNPHKDLKCIHIAGTNGKGSITSMITSILIESGYRVGMYTSPYIEDFEERIQINRENISKDDLAYYTTIVSEAIEKVVSMGWGYPTEFETITCIMFLYYSKKQIDYAVIEVGLGGKSDSTNVIKPLVSIITSISYDHVSILGNTIEEIASEKAGIIKENVPVILYPQQQGAYKVIEKTCKEKGSKLIQIDENLIYHIPNEDFNKSYQLLQIKTNKDEYKVQLSLLGSHQRMNCAVAIYTIEELMDRGIKITKEDILRGLSNVKWPGRLEMLKSNPLVVLDGAHNLDGITKLKESVEHYFRYKKLVLIIGILSDKDVEKMIEIITPMADKIIAVTPNSYRGKTAQELIKIIEKHNKNCEALDEYKEAYIKALDYCDNEDMILICGSLYMIGDMRKIIRNI from the coding sequence TTGAATTATACTGAAGCCATAGAATATATACAGAATACAAGTAAATATGGTAACAATACTGGAACTAAACGAGTTGAAAAAATATTAGATATATTAGGTAATCCACATAAAGATTTAAAATGTATACATATAGCTGGAACTAATGGAAAAGGTTCTATAACATCTATGATTACGTCTATACTAATAGAATCAGGATATAGAGTAGGTATGTATACATCACCTTATATAGAGGATTTTGAAGAAAGAATTCAAATAAATAGAGAGAATATTTCAAAAGATGATTTAGCATATTATACTACTATAGTATCTGAAGCTATAGAAAAAGTAGTTTCAATGGGGTGGGGATATCCAACAGAATTTGAAACAATAACTTGTATTATGTTTTTATATTATAGCAAAAAACAAATAGACTATGCTGTAATTGAAGTTGGATTAGGTGGTAAATCCGATTCTACAAATGTTATAAAACCTTTAGTCAGTATTATAACATCAATAAGTTATGACCATGTAAGTATTTTAGGAAATACAATAGAGGAAATAGCTAGTGAAAAAGCTGGAATAATAAAGGAGAATGTGCCAGTTATATTGTATCCTCAACAACAAGGAGCCTACAAAGTTATAGAAAAAACTTGTAAGGAAAAAGGTAGTAAATTAATACAAATAGATGAAAATTTAATATATCATATTCCCAATGAAGATTTTAATAAGTCTTATCAGCTGTTACAGATAAAAACCAATAAAGATGAATATAAAGTACAGTTATCTTTACTTGGAAGTCACCAAAGGATGAATTGTGCAGTGGCTATTTATACCATAGAAGAACTGATGGATAGAGGAATAAAAATAACAAAAGAAGATATTTTACGAGGACTAAGCAATGTAAAATGGCCAGGAAGACTTGAAATGTTAAAGAGTAACCCGCTAGTGGTATTAGATGGTGCACATAATTTAGATGGTATAACAAAGCTTAAAGAAAGTGTAGAGCATTATTTTAGATATAAAAAATTAGTTTTAATAATTGGTATATTATCAGATAAAGATGTGGAAAAAATGATAGAAATTATTACCCCTATGGCAGATAAAATTATTGCAGTTACACCTAACAGTTATAGAGGGAAAACAGCTCAAGAATTAATAAAAATAATAGAAAAGCATAATAAGAACTGCGAAGCTTTAGATGAGTATAAGGAAGCTTATATTAAAGCTTTAGATTACTGTGACAATGAAGATATGATTTTAATATGTGGTTCCTTATATATGATTGGAGATATGAGAAAGATAATAAGAAATATTTAA
- a CDS encoding formate--tetrahydrofolate ligase, with the protein MEKVLSDIEIAQKAQMKPITEVAEEYGISEEELELYGKYKAKISFDTFDRVENNPDGKLVLITAISPTPAGEGKSTTSIGLGQALNKLGKKTFIALREPSLGPVFGVKGGAAGGGYAQVVPMEDINLHFTGDMHAIGVANNLLSAAIDNHIHQGNALKIDSREIVWKRVVDMNDRALRNVVVGIGGKACGFTRQDGFMITVASEVMAILCLAKDLMDLKERLGNIIVAYSLEGKPVTARDLKVNGAMAMLLKDAIKPNLVQTLENTPALIHGGPFANIAHGCNSLIATRLGLKLGDIVVTEAGFGADLGAEKFFDIKCRYGNLKPDAVVIVATIRALKMHGGVKKTELGAENVEALDKGFANLERHINNMRKFGLPVMVAVNRFVNDTEAEIDLLIKKCKELGVEVSLNEVWAKGGEGGLDTAKKLVEILENEKADFKPLYDVESSIIEKLNTIVKEMYGADGIVVEKSAMKQIKKLEEIGLDKLPICMAKTQFSFSDDPTLMGAPKGFNITIKNVRVSAGAGFIVCETGNIMVMPGLPKVPAAEKMDVDENGNISGLF; encoded by the coding sequence ATGGAAAAAGTATTATCAGATATAGAAATAGCACAAAAGGCACAAATGAAACCAATAACAGAAGTAGCTGAAGAATACGGAATATCAGAAGAAGAGTTAGAGCTTTATGGTAAATACAAAGCAAAGATATCTTTTGACACTTTTGATAGAGTAGAAAATAATCCAGATGGTAAATTAGTTTTAATTACAGCAATATCTCCAACACCAGCAGGTGAAGGTAAATCAACTACTTCAATTGGGTTAGGACAGGCGTTAAATAAATTAGGAAAGAAGACTTTTATTGCGTTGAGAGAACCTTCATTAGGACCAGTTTTTGGAGTCAAAGGAGGAGCAGCAGGTGGTGGATATGCACAAGTTGTTCCAATGGAAGATATAAATTTACATTTTACTGGAGATATGCATGCTATAGGTGTAGCTAATAATCTATTATCAGCTGCTATAGATAATCATATTCACCAAGGAAATGCTCTTAAAATAGACTCTAGAGAAATTGTTTGGAAAAGAGTCGTAGATATGAATGATAGAGCATTGAGAAATGTAGTTGTAGGAATTGGTGGAAAAGCTTGTGGATTTACAAGACAAGATGGATTTATGATAACAGTTGCATCAGAAGTTATGGCTATACTTTGCTTAGCTAAAGACCTTATGGATTTAAAAGAAAGATTAGGAAATATAATAGTTGCTTATAGTTTAGAAGGAAAGCCAGTAACAGCTAGAGATTTAAAAGTAAATGGTGCTATGGCTATGCTTTTAAAAGATGCTATAAAACCAAATCTTGTTCAAACTCTTGAAAATACACCAGCTCTTATTCATGGTGGACCATTTGCTAATATAGCTCATGGATGTAACTCATTAATAGCTACTAGACTTGGATTAAAATTAGGGGACATTGTTGTAACAGAAGCAGGATTTGGAGCTGACCTTGGAGCAGAAAAATTCTTTGATATAAAATGTAGATATGGAAACTTAAAACCAGATGCAGTTGTTATAGTAGCAACAATAAGAGCTTTAAAGATGCATGGTGGAGTTAAGAAAACTGAACTTGGAGCTGAAAATGTAGAAGCTTTAGATAAAGGATTTGCTAACTTAGAAAGACATATTAATAATATGAGAAAATTTGGATTACCAGTAATGGTTGCGGTTAATAGATTTGTTAACGATACTGAAGCTGAAATAGATTTATTAATTAAGAAATGTAAAGAGTTAGGTGTAGAAGTATCCTTAAATGAAGTTTGGGCTAAAGGTGGAGAAGGTGGACTTGATACAGCTAAAAAATTAGTGGAAATTCTTGAAAATGAAAAAGCTGACTTTAAACCACTTTATGATGTAGAATCTTCGATTATTGAAAAATTAAATACTATAGTTAAAGAAATGTATGGTGCAGATGGAATTGTAGTAGAAAAATCAGCTATGAAACAAATTAAAAAGCTTGAAGAAATTGGTCTTGATAAATTACCAATATGTATGGCTAAAACCCAATTCTCATTTTCAGATGATCCAACATTAATGGGAGCTCCTAAAGGATTTAATATTACTATTAAAAATGTTAGAGTTTCAGCAGGTGCAGGATTTATAGTATGCGAAACAGGAAATATAATGGTAATGCCAGGACTTCCAAAAGTTCCAGCAGCAGAAAAAATGGATGTTGATGAAAACGGAAATATATCAGGATTATTCTAA
- a CDS encoding dicarboxylate/amino acid:cation symporter: MSKLKENLVVKLLAGVVIGIIVGLFASESLIGIIATIKYILGQVIFYCIPLVIIGFIAPAIVKMRSNASKMLGITVVIAYLSSVGAATFSAISGYAIIPKLSISTEAGNLKEIPEIIFKLDIPPIMTVMTALVTAILIGLATAWTKSDLVEKLLDQFQNIMLSIVSKVVIPILPFFIATTFAGLAYEGSITKQLPVFLIVIVLVLVGHFIWLTLLYGIGGAISKKNPMEVAKHYGPAYLTAVGTMSSAATLPIALKSAHKSSVLKKEIVDFAIPLCSTIHLCGSVLTETFFVMTVSQLVYGQLPPVGSMIQFIVLLGIFAIGAPGVPGGTVMASLGLITGVLGFSDSAVALVLTIFALQDSFGTACNITGDGAIALMLNGIVEKHHINIEEDLTE, encoded by the coding sequence ATGAGTAAATTAAAAGAGAACCTGGTTGTAAAACTTTTAGCTGGCGTTGTAATTGGAATTATAGTAGGATTATTTGCATCAGAAAGTCTTATTGGAATCATAGCTACAATAAAATATATCTTAGGGCAAGTTATATTTTATTGCATACCTTTAGTTATAATAGGATTTATAGCGCCAGCTATAGTTAAAATGAGGTCAAATGCTAGTAAAATGTTAGGGATAACAGTTGTAATTGCTTATTTATCTTCAGTTGGAGCAGCAACATTTTCAGCCATATCAGGATATGCAATAATTCCTAAATTATCAATATCCACAGAAGCAGGAAACTTAAAAGAAATTCCAGAAATAATTTTTAAATTAGATATACCACCAATTATGACTGTTATGACTGCACTAGTTACAGCAATATTAATAGGATTAGCTACAGCTTGGACTAAATCAGACTTAGTTGAAAAGTTGTTAGATCAATTCCAAAATATAATGCTATCTATTGTTTCTAAAGTAGTAATACCAATATTACCTTTCTTTATTGCCACTACTTTTGCAGGACTTGCATATGAAGGTAGTATAACAAAACAGTTACCAGTATTCTTAATAGTTATAGTATTGGTTTTAGTAGGACATTTTATATGGTTAACTCTTCTTTATGGAATTGGGGGAGCCATATCAAAGAAAAATCCTATGGAAGTTGCTAAACATTATGGACCTGCATATTTAACTGCTGTGGGAACTATGTCTAGTGCAGCTACATTGCCAATAGCATTAAAGAGTGCTCATAAATCAAGTGTATTAAAAAAGGAAATAGTAGACTTTGCAATTCCATTATGCTCAACTATACACCTTTGTGGTTCTGTTTTAACTGAAACATTTTTTGTAATGACAGTTTCACAATTAGTATATGGACAATTACCACCTGTAGGAAGTATGATTCAATTTATAGTTTTATTAGGCATATTTGCCATAGGAGCACCTGGAGTACCAGGGGGAACAGTTATGGCATCCTTAGGATTGATTACTGGAGTTCTAGGATTTAGTGATTCAGCAGTGGCATTAGTATTAACTATATTTGCCCTACAAGATAGTTTTGGTACGGCTTGTAATATAACAGGAGATGGAGCTATTGCATTAATGCTTAATGGAATAGTTGAAAAACATCATATAAATATAGAAGAAGATTTAACGGAATAA
- a CDS encoding cyclodeaminase/cyclohydrolase family protein yields the protein MLKDMTIKEFIYETASDSPAPGGGSIAALSAASAAALIEMVANLTIGKKGYEEVEEEMKELKGVAAEYKEKFINYIDEDSDSFNKIMDAFKMPKNTEEEKKARTKVIQEGFKGAATVPLNVAKDAFELLALAEKVIEKGNQNAVTDGAVAAMSARTAVHSALYNVKINLGSIKDEEFVNTTKKKIEELESNVNKIEEEILNKVEL from the coding sequence ATGTTAAAAGATATGACTATAAAAGAATTTATATATGAAACTGCATCAGATTCACCAGCACCAGGTGGTGGAAGTATAGCAGCATTAAGTGCAGCATCAGCAGCAGCTCTAATCGAAATGGTTGCTAATTTAACTATAGGAAAAAAAGGATATGAAGAAGTAGAAGAAGAAATGAAGGAACTTAAAGGTGTAGCAGCAGAATACAAAGAAAAATTTATAAACTACATTGATGAAGATTCAGATTCATTTAATAAAATAATGGATGCATTTAAAATGCCTAAAAATACTGAAGAAGAAAAGAAAGCTAGAACAAAGGTTATCCAAGAAGGATTTAAAGGAGCTGCTACAGTACCTTTAAATGTAGCTAAAGATGCTTTCGAATTACTTGCTTTAGCAGAAAAAGTTATAGAAAAAGGAAATCAAAATGCTGTTACAGATGGTGCAGTTGCAGCAATGTCAGCAAGAACAGCAGTTCATTCAGCTTTATACAATGTAAAAATCAATTTAGGATCAATAAAAGATGAGGAATTTGTAAATACTACTAAAAAGAAAATTGAAGAATTAGAATCAAATGTTAACAAAATAGAAGAAGAAATTTTAAATAAAGTAGAACTTTAA